One segment of Mus caroli chromosome 6, CAROLI_EIJ_v1.1, whole genome shotgun sequence DNA contains the following:
- the Mrps33 gene encoding 28S ribosomal protein S33, mitochondrial, whose amino-acid sequence MSPLSEYALRMSRLSARIFGEVARSTDSKSMKVVSLFSEQPLAKKKETYDWYPNHNTYFALMGNLRFLGLYRDEHQDFKDEQRRLKKLRGKGKPRKGEGKRATKKK is encoded by the exons ATGTCTCCGCTTTCGGAGTATGCACTGCGCATGTCTCGTCTGAGTGCCCGGATCTTTGGTGAAGTGGCCAGGTCTACTGACTCAAAGTCCATGAAAGTGGTGAGCCTGTTTAGCGAGCAGCCCTTGGCCAAGAAGAAAGAGACTTATGACTGGTATCCAAATCACAACACGTACTTTGCGCTCATGGGCAACCTCCGTTTCCTTGGCCTTTACAG AGATGAGCATCAGGACTTTAAGGATGAGCAAAGACGTCTAAAGAAGCTCCGTGGGAAGGGGAAAccgaggaaaggagaagggaagagagctacaaaaaagaaatag